The window ATCTGATTTTCCTATTTTCACTTCTCTGATAAGTACACTGAGGACAAGATCAACACCCTTTGATTCCACAAATACATTAATTCCTGGCACATAACCTCGTATGGTACCTGTGTGTGATAAATCAAAAACTGAGTATGAATGTCCAAGATAAAAGTATACAAAAAACATCACAAGCTGTATGTGACATAGTGGACTCAATTCGGGAACCACTAAAAAACTATTTAGCATGTTAAACTTCTAACTTTTGATTGAGTTTTCAAACAACGTTCATCACCTCAAAAAATATTAGGACTGCCTATTTATTGATCACACATTGAAACAAATCCACTGtcgttgagtttgttaatcACTTGGATAGTAAACACGAGATCATCTAGCCTTCGACTTCCATACTTAACCATAGGTTCATCTCAAGTTTCAGTAGGAGTAAATGTACCACTAAAGATTGttaattatcaaataatatttaaaaagtcCAGTATAGTAAATAATGAAGGCAGATTATACAATTCCAGCCTGTTAGTGTCTATATTAATACTCAAGTATATTTATCTTCGCTATCTTTATGATTTATACCAAAAATCGTACGACTCCCTTGCTGTTTGTTATGTTATGTATATTAAATATAGGAGCTTTGGTTAGTTCAAACTTTTATCAGCCAAACAAACATTAAAATACATTGATTGGTGAAAAGTACTCACAGGATATGGCTAGTAACAGATGTCTCAGAAATTCTAGATCTGTCTCTTCTTCAAATAGCATAATTAGTCGAGCCAGGACGCCGTTTTCAGTGTACAAACTTTGAGCTCGAGGATTGTTTTGAGTGATATTTGCTAATAGTTTCAATCCATCTATTCTTAAGGAAGGTGGGCCGCAAAATAATAGTTTGAGTAGTACATCTTGACCTCCAACAATCAAAAAGTCGTTCGACAAGTCCAAATCTTCAGTCAGTGTTAACAAATCTTCAATGACATTCTTCGTTTCATTTAAATCGGGCTCCGACGATGACAAATGGGATGATAACGTTTGGACATCGTTAGTCAGCTGTTTACTCAAGTCGACAGTTGATGCACTTAGTGCTTTATCCAACCATTCGGCATCCTATTTTTTGAAATCAGCTACTTAAAAGTAGGATTACCTTTGGGTCCATGGGTTTTGTGGCGGCATTTTCAGAATGTTCAACGGCAAGGCGAAGAAGACCTTGAAGGTTCCGAGCCATGAGAGGACTGACAATACTTCgtgattgaaaaaaaaaacacggATTAGCTTGTTAGTGCAAATTTATAGGGCTAATAAAATAGCCGAGGATTTAGTTCATTTGTGCAATTAATTATCTAATGTCTAGACATTTATCTGAAGTTAACAACCCATAAGATGTAGGTGTAGTTTAAATTAAAAAACGCTATCTTCACTGGTGAATCGAGAAATTATAAAGGTAGATTATATCTAATAGAGCTTAAACGGAAGATGGAAATATTCGAAATATTTGGGGTTGTACTGATTTTTTTAAACAGTGCATACGTACAGGTTATTTGGGAATAGAAACAAGAGGTTTACGACTACCaaaaaaaatggaaataaaTCCAAGGAAGTAGTAAAAATCTTCAGAATAAGGAGTTATTTGCTTCACTTGTATATATATTGAACCACGTCACCTAGTTTAAAACATCTTTAGGAAAGCATGTCATTTTATAGCAGAAGTTCATCAGGTGACTTTCTACACTAATACAAATTCTTAATCTGTTTAAGTATAGACATTTTCTAAATTCCACCTACCTACAAATTTTACAATACATCAGCAAGTGCAAAACATGTTCAGTTAAAAGCTCTATGTGGCGTAATTTCTTGACATAGTAATTTGCATACAGCACGGATACTTGACATTCTGTCATTATGTTGCCGGTTTGAACTATTTACTTTAATTACAGTAGTTTCAGCAATGTTCAGATAAGATCTATGACTCAAAGGAAAATACATAGACGTATAGTTGATAAACAAATTACATTAATTTAATACGCCATGTTCACAGTAATGAAGTTGCACTTATACCGTTTTTTTTCAATCATGAATTGTGTTACTACTAACTCTTAATTCTCCTTTATTTCGAAGTCTCTACAATGATTAAATTTCTGCTGTAGTTGAAATTGATCCAATTCTCATTCCGTCAATTTCATTTCACACTATGCTGATATGTAATACAGCAAGTTTGGCCGACATATATTCGTGTCAGGTTCTATGTAAGTGCCAACCAACCACATCGAGAGTACTTGTGATCG of the Schistosoma haematobium chromosome 4, whole genome shotgun sequence genome contains:
- a CDS encoding hypothetical protein (EggNog:ENOG410W2Y4~COG:O) codes for the protein MARNLQGLLRLAVEHSENAATKPMDPKDAEWLDKALSASTVDLSKQLTNDVQTLSSHLSSSEPDLNETKNVIEDLLTLTEDLDLSNDFLIVGGQDVLLKLLFCGPPSLRIDGLKLLANITQNNPRAQSLYTENGVLARLIMLFEEETDLEFLRHLLLAISCTIRGYVPGINVFVESKGVDLVLSVLIREVKIGKSDKAYRLVSKGAFLVYCVLQELASKHIPSESSSIVHKVIDLLYLLDDPQEHLLAALSFLLRPLGSHSSYTTNIQSEESYKSFPNWLQRHLDELRKMNDPADEERRDYIDCLLKVLS
- a CDS encoding hypothetical protein (EggNog:ENOG410W2Y4~COG:O); translated protein: MTECQVSVLYANYYVKKLRHIELLTEHVLHLLMYCKICSIVSPLMARNLQGLLRLAVEHSENAATKPMDPKDAEWLDKALSASTVDLSKQLTNDVQTLSSHLSSSEPDLNETKNVIEDLLTLTEDLDLSNDFLIVGGQDVLLKLLFCGPPSLRIDGLKLLANITQNNPRAQSLYTENGVLARLIMLFEEETDLEFLRHLLLAISCTIRGYVPGINVFVESKGVDLVLSVLIREVKIGKSDKAYRLVSKGAFLVYCVLQELASKHIPSESSSIVHKVIDLLYLLDDPQEHLLAALSFLLRPLGSHSSYTTNIQSEESYKSFPNWLQRHLDELRKMNDPADEERRDYIDCLLKVLS